A stretch of Miscanthus floridulus cultivar M001 chromosome 13, ASM1932011v1, whole genome shotgun sequence DNA encodes these proteins:
- the LOC136501672 gene encoding RING-H2 finger protein ATL16-like — MPAAATSSCGQWQPPARSHARLPANCHVPSISRRVRQPLLVCACLPSASALSSLHRCCCFLTRSCIAIATAVLPTLRLVHYGSMDAPTTSSPFPGTSFVILSVSIIGILATSLLLLAYYLFLTRCGLLFFWRPGGTHGDGPHHRHRHVVVTVHEPAPPRRSGLEEAAIRRIPTFRYRHGHLVLAVAEAKQAGSECAVCLADFRDGERLRVLPPCLHAFHIDCIDAWLQSAASCPLCRAAVSDPAAIQCYHHLDVPVPVPAPRAATDDIAIDVISTVISPSAADDEPAAAPSHETAHRNSSCRSCSMGGGGDGCFLPMRRSLSMDSSTDKRFYLALQSILRQSSGGSSAVTAEEEGGKAESSDAAADTGPPSSRRLRRSFFSFSQSRGSRSAVLPL; from the coding sequence ATGCCTGCAGCTGCCACTAGTAGCTGCGGTCAATGGCAGCCCCCTGCGCGTTCACACGCACGCCTGCCTGCCAACTGCCATGTGCCATCGATATCCCGCCGCGTTCGCCAACCACTACTAGTATGTGCCTGCCTGCCATCAGCCTCTGCACTCTCCAGTCTCCATCGCTGCTGCTGCTTCCTCACTCGCAGCTGCATTGCCATTGCCACTGCTGTGCTGCCTACGCTACGCCTAGTCCATTACGGTTCCATGGACGCGCCCACGACGTCCTCGCCCTTCCCGGGCACGAGCTTCGTCATCCTCTCCGTCTCCATCATCGGCATCCTCGCCACCTCGCTCCTGCTCCTGGCCTACTACCTCTTCCTCACCCGCTGTGGCCTCCTCTTCTTCTGGCGCCCGGGCGGCACGCACGGCGACGGcccccaccaccgccaccgccacgtcGTCGTCACCGTGCACgagcccgcgccgccgcgccggagCGGCCTGGAGGAGGCGGCCATCCGCCGGATCCCCACGTTCCGGTACCGCCACGGCCACCTCGTGCTGGCGGTGGCGGAGGCCAAGCAGGCCGGCTCCGAGTGCGCTGTGTGCCTCGCCGACTTCCGCGACGGCGAGAGGCTCCGCGTGCTGCCTCCCTGCCTCCACGCCTTCCACATCGACTGCATCGACGCCTGGCTCCAGTCCGCCGCCAGCTGCCCGCTCTGCAGGGCCGCCGTCTCCGACCCCGCCGCTATTCAGTGCTACCACCACCTCGACGTCCCGGTCCCGGTCCCAGCCCCGCGCGCCGCCACCGACGACATTGCCATAGATGTTATCAGTACTGTCATCTCCCCATCAGCCGCCGACGACGAACCAGCGGCTGCGCCTTCTCATGAGACCGCGCACCGGAACAGCAGCTGCCGCAGCTGCAgcatgggaggaggaggagacggctGCTTCTTGCCCATGCGACGGTCGCTGTCCATGGACTCCAGCACCGACAAGCGCTTCTACCTCGCGCTGCAGAGCATCCTGCGGCAGAGTTCCGGCGGCTCCTCAGCTGTCACCGCAGAAGAAGAGGGCGGCAAAGCGGAGAGCAGCGATGCCGCCGCCGACACTGGCCCACCATCGTCGAGGAGGCTGCGCAGGTCCTTCTTCTCGTTCAGCCAGAGCAGGGGATCCCGAAGTGCCGTCCTGCCGCTCTGA